The Vicia villosa cultivar HV-30 ecotype Madison, WI linkage group LG1, Vvil1.0, whole genome shotgun sequence genome includes a region encoding these proteins:
- the LOC131651089 gene encoding uncharacterized protein LOC131651089, which translates to MVAGKSKDVNVEALTRVAGAIGQAPHVNAGIRGGDELRAFGDFRKINPPIFEGGYGPDKARAWMKEMEGIFQVMNCTDVQKVRFGTRMLMKGAEDWWGNTRQRFDEEGTEITWALLRRVFLENYFPEDVRGKKGVRFLELKREEGRYRGKPYDGRKDPKFGSGKKTSGGDTPAKVVCFKCGQAGHKSNVCNAKLKRCFRYGKTGHVMSDCRHKEMVCFNCGDEGHISGQCQRPKKTQASGKVSPLVEGQMDNEDERIEGKISLVVLLYR; encoded by the coding sequence atggTTGCCGGAAAGAGTAAGGACGTTAATGTTGAGGCACTGACGAGGGTGGcgggtgcgattggacaagcgccgcacGTGAATGCTGGTATCAGAGGAGGGGATGAGttacgtgcttttggagacttccgAAAGATTAATCCGCCAATTTTTGAAGGAGGATATGGACCGGATAAGGCACGAGCTTGGATGAAAGAAATGGAGGGGATCTTTCAAGTTATGaattgtactgatgtacagaaggttCGGTTCGGTACTCGCATGTTAATGAAAGGAGCTGAGGATTGGTGGGGTAATACCAGGCAGAGGTTTGATGAAGAAGGCACTGAAATTACTTGGGCACTTCTCCGTAGGGTATTCTTGgagaactattttccagaagatgtgcgtggaaagaaaggaGTGAGATTTCTAGAGTTGAAACGAGAAGAAGGACGATACCGTGGGAAACCTTATGATGGTAGGAAGGATCCGAAATTTGGTTCTGGCAAGAAAACAAGTGGGGGAGacactcctgctaaagttgtgtGTTTCAAATGTGGACAAGCTGGTCATAAGAGCAATGTGTGTAATGCTAAGCTTAAGAGGTGTTTCCGTTATGGTAAGACCGGACACGTAATGTCGGATTGCAGACATAAAGAGATGGTTTGTTTTAATTGTGGCGATGAAGGGCACATTAGTGGTCAGTGTCAGAGACCCAAGAAGACGCAAGCTAGTGGCAAAGTGTCCCCTTTAGTTGAGGGCCAGATGGATAACGAAGACGAACGCATTGAAGGTAAGATTTCGTTAGTAGTACTCCTTTATAGATAA